DNA sequence from the Conger conger chromosome 18, fConCon1.1, whole genome shotgun sequence genome:
CTCTGCATGATCAGACACAGTTGGCGAGTTCAGGCAGTAGAATAAATGGttattgatttaaaatgtgcatttctgagCTCTCGTGATGTTTCAGTAAGTGTGGtgttatatttggaaagagacctTGCTTTTGAGtttgaatgtacattttttgcACATTGATCACCAGAAAAGGAGTGGTCGAGACAGGTCCGTTATATCACGatgaactgcatttaaaaaaagtagtcAAATCTAAAAAAACAAGTTTGTCATTCCAGCAAAGCCATCTGGGTAAGTGGGAACACACCATCATTTAATtgttgggtgaactgccccttttaAATCCATATAATCAGAGACAAACGCCCCTTCACTTTTGACCCCAAAATTAAATGCAGGAGTGTGATTATGACTAAATAATCACAGTTTGGAAAGAGCCTTTAGCCATGATCAAATAACTGAAATGCTTGGTGTTTGAATATGGTGGTCTGTCAGAATAGACATTTcgacaggaagaaaaaaaagcctacGCTGAACACTTGAACACTGTGTTTGGTACATACAGAATATTGTTGAACACCGTTTTTTAACACAATTTTAAAAGCTAAGAACGTAAGACAGTCTAAGGAGgggaatacaatacaatatgtaacgatatatatatatatatttaaaaacattgaaatgaaaatataaactgTGAATAAGCAATAAAACATACATCGGAATAAAATTCCACTGAACATTTAGGCCAATGCAACGACAGAGTAGTATCTTGATTGTACCTTTGTGGCACGCAGGTACATGCCTGTTCAAGTTGTTTCCTGATCTTATTGGTGCTCAGTTTGCTGGGAAATGACTTCCACTGTCCATTGCCTGTCTTAACTAGGAGGTGGGATCATTTCTCAATGTGCACATTTCTGACAAATATTTGCCTGGATTATTGTTCGTATAAATTCAATCAGAGTTGGACAGATACCTTGTCGGGTTTGGTCCTTTCATAGGGTTTGTTGACGatgctggaaaaaaatgaatattacCGGTGTGTTCCATTAGGTCACTTACATGATCTCTGTCCGGCTGCAGTACGAGCTTGGCTCCTGCACCGCGATCTTAGTGATGCGTCTCACCGGTTTCACCCATTCGGCCGTTTGTTCGCACGCGCATCTTGGCCGCGGCCCGCCCATTCCTAAGCGAACATAACCAATGACTCCGTCCGGCTCGTCTCCTACGATATCTGTAAAcgttaaaaaacataaataaataaacggcgGTGGACACAAACTTGCGTTGAAACCGGGTGATGAGGGCTCGTGCCGCAGCCGTCTCCGGCGTCTTACCTCCGCCTGTCCACGCGACCCCGAGGAGGAGCAGCGAGCTGAACACCGCGCAGATTCTGCTGCTGAGCATGATGGAGTGTTGACTGCACGCTGTGCCCGAACAATGTCAGTCTGGTTTCTCTTTCTCGTATATATACTAACACAGACGTTTCCTGAATGCCCACATTCAGCGGAATCGTCGTTTTCTCAGAAAAGCGCTGTTCTAACAGTTTTCTGTTCCGATTGTAACCGCTCCTTTAGGCTTGTTAAGACGCGCAAACATTAACATATCGCCAACTCAATAATAGTAGCGAATAGTTTACCTGTGTGTCATCAGGGCTGTGCTCTGTAATAATTTTGAAATGGATCAAGACTGAGACGAGAGGCTGAGTATGTTTGTATGATCAGTGGCGTAAAGGGTGACTTTTAGAAGATGAGGTGTTTCTTTATTAAACCCTTTCACAGCAGTGTTAAAAACAGCAAAAGGACATGAAGCATGTAACGGCCAACACACTGTAGAATCTTGGCTTtagattattcatttttatgcataaaataaaaaaatgtaagtaatCTCAGCAAAGAtatctgggtaagtggaaacatactttaatttcattgttgggtgaactgccccttttaAATCCATATAATCAGAGACAAACGCCCCTTCACTTTTGACCCCAAAATTAAATGCAGGAGTGTGATTATGACTAAATAATCACAGTTTGGAAAGAGCCTTTAGCCATGTTCAAGTTGTTTCCTGACCTTATTGGTGCTCAATTTGCTGGGAAATGACTTCCACTGTCCATTGCCTGTCTTAACTAGGAGGTgggattatttttcaatgtgcaCATTTCTGACTAATATTTGCCTGGATTATTGTTAGTATAAATTCAATCAGGGTTGGACAGATACATTGTCGGGTTTGGCCCTTTCATAGGGTATGTTGACGAtgctgaaaaaatgaaaattaccGGTGTGTTCCATTAGGTCACTTACATGATCTCTGTCCGGCTGCAATACGAGCTTGGCTCGTGCACCGCGATCTTAGTGATGCGTCTCACCGGTTTCACCCATTCGGTCGTTTGTTCGCACGCGCATCTTGGCCTCGGCCCGGCCATTCCTAAACGAACATAATCTATGACTCCGTCCGGCTCGACTCCAACGATATCTGTAAacgttaaaaaaacataaataaataaacggcgGTGGACACAAACTTGCGTTGAAACTGGGTGATGAGGGCTCGTGCCGCAGCCGTCTCCGGCGTCTTACCTCCGCCTGTCCACGCGACCCCGAGGAGGAGCAGCGAGCTGAACACTGCGCAGATTCTGCTGCTGAGCATGATGGAGTGAAGACCGCACGCTGTAACCGAACAATGTCAGTCTGGATTCCCTTGCTCCTATATATACTAACGCGGACGTTTCCTGAATGACCATATTTGAACACCGCGCTTTCTGTTCAGATTGTATCAGCCACCGCAGGCTTGTTAAGACGTGCACATGTCCACATATTTTGGATGTTGCCTACCTGCAGCAGGTGGACaatgtttggtttttttaatagttttttttaaatggtttataATGTCTAAAGAAAATCAATTCAACCTTAGAAGCAAATTGATTCCTAACTGTCCCATCAGGGCTGTGCTCtgtaataattgtgaaatggatcAAGACAAATACAAGAGAGGCTGGATATGTTTGTATGATCATTGCAGTAAAGGGTGACGTTTTAAGAGATGAGGTGTTTGTTGATTAAACCCTTTCACAGCAGTGTTCAATTGAACAGCAGAAGCACATGAAGCATGTAACAGCTGACACACCCAGAATCTTTGCTTTagattttttaatttgtatGCATAAAATACAGGTACAAAAATGGCATGTGCATGCAGTGATTAATTTCAGCTTATATTAAAAGGGCAACAGTAAaataacataatgacaagaacagaccattcagccctGCAATGCTCACCTTCTTACCACTAGCACGTAAGTACTGCTTAGTTTACATAAAGGCTATATAGTTTCttgcaccgtatcaagcctggtctgaaaaaacccccagtgttcctgtgcatgtcctggcaagctattccacacggtgaccactctctctgtgggggaaaaaaaacattcaagtaTCTGCAGAATTTATCCTCCAGTTCTGCTTCCCGAACTgaccctgaagaatcgcctatAGTTCACTTTGAGGCTTTTAAAATTCATTCAAGGGATTAATAATCAAATCCCTCCTAAGTTTCCTTTTACTAAGCTCAGTATCTTTAGTCTATCCTCATAAcctttatcttttatacatggaatcaatctggttgcccttctctgaaccttttccagcacccctatatctttcttatagtgtggGCCCCAGAACTGCACGCAGGACTCAGTGTGGTGCAGCAAGGATATCGTATCAGTAGCATGTCTAGAGTATTGTGCTGTATTATGTGTACAATTCTGTGCTCCGTTGATGGCTTGTGTGGTCAGCTTAGTGGATCATCTTCTTACTCCTTAAGCACGTCTTGGATTTTGCTACGTTCATGTCATGGCTGGAAAACGAGATGATGACAACATTATGGTTGTTGATTtatacattgttaatgagaacaAAAAGTAGACATTACAGTTGATCTAATTCAGGGGTTCCCAAAGATTTTTCTGATGTGACTCCAAATGAATGTTCACAAAtttacacaaccccaacaccccacccacacatacatgaCCCCAACACcctaccccacccacacacacacacacacatacacacacacacgaccccaacaccccacccacacacacacacgaccccaacaccccacccacacacacacatgaccccaacaccccaccccacccacacacacacacgaccccaacagcccacacacatgaccccaacaccccaccccacccacacacacacacgaccccaacagcccacacacatgaccccaacaccccacccacacacacgaccccaagaccccacacacatgaccccaacaccccacccacacacacacaaccccaacaccccacccacacacacacgaccccaacacctcacccacacacacacgaccccaacaccccacccacacacacacgaccccaacaccccacccacacacacacgaccccaacaccccatccacacacacacgaccccaacaccccacccacacacacacacaaccccaacaccccacccacacacacatgaccccaacaccccacccacacacacacgaccccaacaccccccacacacacactacgccaacagccccccacacacacactaccccaacacctcccacacacacactaccccaacacctcccacacacacactaccccaacacctcccacacacacactaccccaacaccccccacacacacacacgaccccaacaccccacccacacacacgaccccaacaccccacccacacacacgaccccaacaccccacccacacacacacgaccccaacaccccacccacacacacacgaccccaacaccccacccacacacacatgaccccaacaccccacccacacacacacgaccccaacaccccccacacacacactaccccaacagccccccacacacacactaccccaacacccccacacacacactaccccaacaccccccacacacactaccccaacaccccccacacacactaccccaacacccccccccacacacccactaccccaacacccccccccacacacactaccccaacaccccccacacacacactaccccaacacccccccacacacacacaaccccaacaccccacccacacacacacgaccccaacaccccacccacacacacacgaccccaacaccccacccacacagacacgaccccaacaccccacccacacacacacaaccccaacagcccacccacatgcacacacgaccccaacagcccacccacaggcacacacgaccccaacagcccacccatacacacacacacatacacacacacacacacacacacagcttgtgcCTGACACCCTTTAGCCACGATTCTACTGGAAATCtaccacaacctctcctgcctcGTTGCTCTATTATAGCTGGGTTGTTGTAATAATGTTACTCATGtagtggcctacattcacatattttaaagagacaaaaatgacattttatctatattttatCTCCATTTTACCTCATCCTGAAATCGAGTGATCTAGGGTTTCTAAGagttttgcacagtgctgtggCTCATTACATTTGTAGAATttctcgtgtgtgtgcgtgtgcgtgtgcgtgtgcgtgtgctagAGTTCCTCTCACCTCTTCCAGCAGTGCTGCAGCTTTTGGCCCTGCTCTGAGTCTGGATCCAGGCACACCTCTCTGTTCCTTTCCACAGTGAGTCTGAAGATGGGAGCAGTTGTACCATCAGGGGCGAACAGACTACTAAAGTGGCATTTCACCCAAAATgaaagtacagtatgttttcaCCGAACCAGAGtattatctatccatccagagtTTCGCTGTGATGCAACACTTTTTCTAGATTTGATTACTTTTTTAGATGCTCCAGAACACTGATGTACTACAACAGAAACCTCTGCTTGATCAGACACAGTTGGCGAGTTCAGGCAGTAGAATAAATGGttattgatttaaaatgtgcatttctgagCTCTCGTGATGTTTCAGTAAGTGTGGtgttatatttggaaagagacctTGCTTTTGAGTTTGAATGTAGATTTTTTGCACATTGATCACCAGAAAAGGAGTGGTCGAGACAGGTCCGTTATATCACGatgaactgcatttaaaaaaagtagtcAAATCTAAAAAAACAAGTTTGTCATTCCAGCAAAGCCATCTGGGTAAGTGGGAACACACCATCATTTAATtgttgggtgaactgccccttttaAATCCATATAATCCGAGACAAACGCCCCTTCACTTTTGACCCCAAAATTAAATGCAGGAGTGTGATTATGACTAAATAATCACAGTTTGGAAAGAGCCTTTAGCCATGATCAAATAACTGAAATGCTTGGTGTTTGAATATGGTGGTCCGTCAGAATAGACATTTcgacaggaagaaaaaaaagcctacGCTGAACACTTGAACACTGTGTTTGGTACATACAGAATATTGTTGAACACCGTTTTTTAACACAATTTTAAAAGCTAAGAACGTAAGACAGTCTAAGGAGgggaatacaatacaatatgtaacgatatatatatatatatttaaaaacattgaaatgaaaatataaactgTGAATAAGCAATAAAACATACATCGGAATAAAATTCCACTGAACATTTAGGCCAATGCAACGACAGAGTAGTATCTTGATTGTACCTTTGTGGCACGCAGGTACATGCCTGTTCAAGTTGTTTCCTGATCTTATTGGTGCTCATTTTGCTGGGAAATGACTTCCACTGTCCATTGCCTGTCTTAACTAGGAGGTGGGATCATTTCTCAATGTGCACATTTCTGACAAATATTTGCCTGGATTATTGTTCGTATAAATTCAATCAGAGTTGGACAGATACCTTGTCGGGTTTGGCCCTTTCATAGGGTATGTTGACGATGCTGAAACAATTAATATTACCGGTGTGTTCCATTAGGTCACTTACATGATCTCTGTCCGGCTGCAATACGAGCTTGGCTCCTGCACCGCGATCTTAGTGATGCGTCTCACCGGTTTCACCCATTCGGCCGTTTGTTCGCACGCGCATCTTGGCCGCGGCCCGCCCATTCCTAAGCGAACATAACCAGTGACTCCGTCCGGCTCGACTCCTACGATATCTGtaaacgttaaaaaaaaacataaataaataaacggcgGTGGACACAAACTTGCGTTGAAACCGGGTGATGAGGGCTCGTGCCGCAGCCGTCTCCGGCGTCTTACCTCCGCCTGTCCACGCGACCCCGAGGAGGAGCAGCGAGCTGAACACCGCGCAGATTCTGCTGCTGAGCATGATGGAGTGTAGACTGCACGCTGTAACCGAACAATGTCAGTCTGGTTTCCCTTGCTCCTATATATACACTAACACGAACGTTTCCTGATTGCGCATATTCAGCGGAATTGTCGTTTTCTCTGAAAAGCGCTGTTTCAACACAGCTTTCTGTTCCGATTGTTTATCCTCCAGTTCTGCTTcccgaactcaccctgaagaatcgcatAAAGTTCTCTTTGAGGCTTTTAAAATTCATTCAAGGGATTAATAATCAAATCCCTCCTAAGTTTCCTTTTACGAAGCTCAGTGTCTTTAGTCTATCCTCAGaatctttatctttttttacttctctgaaccttttccaggacctctatatctttcttatattgtggtccccagaactgcacgcAGGACTCAGTGTGGTGCAACAAGCATATCGTATCAGTAGCATGTCTAGAGTATTGTACTGCATGGGATATTGCTGTATTATGTGTACAATTCTGTGTTCCGTTGATGGCTTGTGTGGTCAGCTTAGTGGATCATCTTCTTACTCCTTAAGCACGTCTTGGTTTTTGCTACATTCATGTCATGGCTGGAAAAGAAGATAACATTAATTGTTGATTcatacattgttaatgagacaaaatgtaatgtctacTTTTTGATCTAAttcaggggttcccaaacatttttctgatgtgaTTTTGCCTACCTGTAGCAGGTGGacagtgttttgtttatttattcatttattttaaatatgatgtATACTTCATTCACCCATAGAAGCAAATTGATTTCTACCTGTATCTCATCAGGGCTGTGCTCtgtaataattgtgaaatggatcAAGACAAATACAAGAGAGGCTGGATATGTTTGTATGATCATTACAGTAAAGGGTGATGTTTTAAGAGATGAGGTGTTTATTGATTAAACCCTTTCACAGCAGTGTTCAATTGAACAGCAGAAGCACATGAAGCATGTAACAGCTGACACACCCAGAATCTTtgctttagatttttttatttgtatgcatAAAATACAGGTACAAAAATGGCATGTGCATGCAGTGTTTAATTTCAGCTTATATTAAAAGGGCAACAGTAAAATAACATAAGGACAggaacagaccattcagccctgcaatgctcaccttttcttaCCACTAGCACGTAAGTACTGCTTAGTTTACATGAAGCCTatatagtatctagcaccgtatcaagcctggtcttaaaaaacccccagtgttcctgtgcatgtcctggcaagctattccacacggtgaccactctctctgtgggggaaaaaaaacatccaagtATCTGCAGAATTTATCCTCCAGTTCTGCTTCCCGAACTgaccctgaagaatcgcctatAGTTCACTTTGAGGCTTTTAAAATTCATTCAAGGGATTAATAATGAAACCCCTCCTGAGTTTCCTTTTACTAAGCTCAGTATCTTTAGTCTATCCTCATAAcctttatcttttatacatggaatcaatctggttgcccttctctgaaccttttccagcacccctatatctttcttatagtgtggGCCCCAGAACTGCACGCAGGACTCAGTGTGGTGCAGCAAGGATATCGTATCAGTAGCATGTCTAGAGTATTGTGCTGTATTATGTGTACAATTCTGTGCTCCGTTGATGGCTTGTGTGGTCAGCTTAGTGGATCATCTTCTTACTCCTTAAGCACGTCTTGGTTTTTGCTACGTTCATGTCATGGCTGGAAAACGAGATGATGACAACATTATGGTTGTTGATTtatacattgttaatgagaacaAAAAGTAGACATTACAGTTGATCTAATTCAGGGGTTCCCAAAGATTTTTCTGATGTGACTCCAAATGAATGTTCACAAAtttacacaaccccaacaccccacccgcACATACATGACCCCAACACcctaccccacccacacacacacacgaccccaacaccccacacacacacacatacacacacacacgaccccaacaccccacccacacacacacacgaccccaacaccccacccacacacacacatgaccccaacaccccaccccacccacacacacacacacgaccccaacaccccacacacatgaccccaacaccccacacacatggTGCCTGACACACTTTAGCCACGATTATACTGGAAATCtaccacaacctctcctgcctcGTTGCTTTATTATAGCTGGGTTGTTGTAATAATGTTACTCATGtagtggcctacattcacatattttaaagagacaaaaatgacattttatctatattttatCTCCATTTTACCTCATCCTGAAATCGAGTGATCTAGGGTTTCTAAGagttttgcacagtgctgtggCTCATTACATTTGTCGAatttctcgtgtgtgtgtgtgtgtgtgtgtgtgtgtgtgtgtgtgtgtgtgtgtgtgtgtgtgtgtgtgtgtgtgtgtgtgtgtgtgtgtgtgtgtgtgtgtgtgtgtgtgtgtgtgtgtgtgtgtgtgtgtgtgggtgtgtgtgtgtgtgtgtgtgcgcgtgcgtgctaGAGTTCCTCTCACCTCTTCCAGCAGTGCTGCAGCTTTTGGCCCTGCTCCGAGTCTGGATCCAGGCACACCTCTCTGTTCCCTTCCACAGTGAGTCTGAAGATGGGAGCAGTTGTACCATCAGGGGCGAACAGACTACTAAAGTGGCATTTCACCCAAAATgaaagtacagtatgttttcaCTGAACCAGAGtattatctatccatccagagtTTCGCTGTGATGCAACACTTTTTCTAGATTTGATTACTTTTTTAGATGCTCCAGAACACTGATGTACTACAACAGAAACCTCTGCTTAATCAGACACAGTTGGCGAGTTCAGGCAGTAGAATAAATGGttattgatttaaaatgtgcatttttgagctcTCGTGATGTTCGTGAGTAGGTGTGGtgttatatttggaaagagacctTGCTGTTGAGTTGGAATGTACATTTGTGGTGCTTTGATAACCAGAAAAGAAGTGATCTACACAGGTCCGTTATATCACAatgaactgcatttaaaaagtagtcaaatctttaaaaaaaacgtgaATTGTGAATAAGCAATATAACATAGATCGGAATAAAATTCCACTGAATGTTCAAGCCACTGCAACGACAGAGTAGTATCTTGATTGTACCTTTGTGGCACGCAGGTACATGCCTGTTCAAGTTGTTTCCTGACCTTATTGGTGCTCAGTTTGCTGGGAAATGACTTCCACTGTCCATTGCCTGTCTTAACTAGGAGGTGGGATCATTTCTCAATGTGTACATTTCTGACTCATTTTTGCCAAGATTATTGTGAGTATAAATTCAATCAGAGTTGGACAGATACATTGTCGGGTTTGGTCCTTTCATAGGGCATGTTGACGAtgctgaaacaatgaatattacCGGTGTGTTCCATTAGGTCACTTACATGATCTCTGTCCGGCTGCAATACCAGCTTGGCTCCTGAACCGCGATCTTAGTGATGCGTCTCACCGGTTTCACCCATTCGGCCGTTTGCACGCACTCGCATCTTGGCCGCCACCCGGGCATGCCGGCTTCACCATAATCAATGACTCCATCCGGCTCGACTCCTATAATATCTGtaaacgttaaaaaaaaacataaataaataaacggcgGTGGACACAAACTTGCGTTGAACCCGGGTGATGAGAGCTCGTGCCGCAGCCGTCTCCGGCGTCTTACCTCCGCCTGTCCACGCGACCCCGAGGAGGAGCAGCGAGCTGAACACTGCGCAGATTCTGCTGCTGGGCATGATGGAGTGTTGACTGCACGCT
Encoded proteins:
- the LOC133117927 gene encoding growth-regulated alpha protein-like isoform X3, whose translation is MLSSRICAVFSSLLLLGVAWTGGDIVGVEPDGVTGYVRLGMGGPRPRCACEQTAEWVKPVRRITKIAVQEPSSYCSRTEIILTVERNREVCLDPDSEQGQKLQHCWKSHDMNVAKSKTCLRSKKMIH
- the LOC133118461 gene encoding C-X-C motif chemokine 5-like; this encodes MPSSRICAVFSSLLLLGVAWTGGDIIGVEPDGVIDYGEAGMPGWRPRCECVQTAEWVKPVRRITKIAVQEPSWYCSRTEIILTVEGNREVCLDPDSEQGQKLQHCWKSHDMNVAKTKTCLRSKKMIH